A window from Flavobacterium sp. 83 encodes these proteins:
- a CDS encoding DNA translocase FtsK, protein MAKTIKTAPLDKKKDSKSEENNTWRVNKQHKIVLGSLLVLFSIALLFAFISFYIYGQQDQSAVDELTNRTETVHNWLGKFGAFLADLIVYKGFGLAAFIFVRLFFLSGIYMVLGISLRKLKNIWFWDLFVIIILSVLFGFFATSIPELGGTIGYELNLFLQDYIGKTGTLLILLFGLIIYVIFKIKISPEKIHSFFDNTKKEINADLATIPLNSTKNSVYNLEEFAVEEEEIDEIHLKTNGSQFEINKEALKPTISNSSDINRDPVVKPIAMEVTPVATPEIISNQADTFVIETAPEEDIIEENLASRLVADFGLFDPTLDLSNYKFPTLDLLKEYSTGGITINQEELEENKNRIVDTLRNYKIEIAQIKATVGPSVTLYEIVPEAGIRISKIKSLEDDIALSLSALGIRIIAPIPGKGTIGIEVPNKNPTMVSMKSVIGSAKFQEAEMELPIALGKTISNETFVVDLAKMPHLLMAGATGQGKSVGLNAVLTSLLYKKHPAEVKFVLVDPKKVELTLFNKIERHYLAKLPDMDDAIITDNAKVVNTLNSLCVEMDNRYSLLKDAMVRNIKEYNDKFKARKLNPENGHRFLPYIVLVVDEFADLIMTAGKEVEVPIARLAQLARAIGIHLIIATQRPSVNVITGLIKANFPARIAFRVTSKIDSRTILDTQGADQLIGRGDMLYTNGNDVVRVQCAFIDTPEVEKITEFIGSQKAYATAYLLPEFVGEESGINLDMDISDRDTLFREAAEIIVNAQQGSASLLQRKLKLGYNRAGRLIDQLEAAGIVGPFEGSKARSVNILDMSSLDQFFNNEQNN, encoded by the coding sequence ATGGCAAAAACAATTAAAACAGCACCTTTAGACAAAAAAAAAGATTCTAAATCTGAAGAAAATAATACCTGGAGAGTAAACAAACAACATAAAATTGTTCTGGGTTCTCTTTTGGTATTATTTTCAATTGCTTTATTATTTGCATTCATTTCCTTTTATATTTATGGCCAACAGGACCAAAGTGCTGTTGATGAACTGACTAACAGAACCGAAACTGTTCACAATTGGCTCGGTAAATTTGGTGCTTTTTTAGCTGACTTGATTGTTTATAAAGGATTTGGACTTGCTGCATTTATATTTGTCCGTTTATTTTTCCTTTCGGGAATATACATGGTTCTTGGTATTTCCTTAAGAAAACTAAAAAATATTTGGTTTTGGGATTTATTTGTAATCATCATTCTATCTGTTTTATTTGGTTTTTTTGCGACTTCAATTCCTGAATTAGGCGGAACAATAGGATATGAACTGAATTTATTTTTGCAGGACTACATCGGAAAAACGGGAACATTATTGATTTTGTTGTTTGGATTAATCATCTATGTAATTTTCAAAATTAAAATTTCACCTGAAAAAATCCACTCTTTTTTTGACAATACAAAAAAAGAAATCAATGCTGATTTAGCGACTATCCCTTTAAATAGTACTAAAAACAGTGTCTATAATTTAGAAGAATTTGCAGTTGAAGAAGAGGAAATAGATGAGATACATTTAAAAACAAATGGCTCTCAATTTGAAATCAACAAAGAAGCGTTGAAACCCACTATAAGTAACTCATCTGACATTAACAGAGATCCAGTTGTAAAGCCAATTGCAATGGAAGTTACACCTGTTGCTACTCCCGAAATTATTTCAAATCAGGCAGATACTTTCGTAATTGAAACTGCTCCAGAAGAAGATATTATTGAGGAAAACTTGGCATCTCGATTAGTGGCTGATTTTGGACTATTTGATCCAACTTTGGATTTGTCCAATTATAAATTTCCTACTTTAGACTTATTGAAAGAATATTCAACGGGAGGAATTACCATTAATCAGGAAGAATTAGAAGAAAATAAAAACAGAATTGTTGACACATTGCGCAATTACAAAATTGAAATTGCACAAATAAAAGCGACAGTTGGGCCATCAGTTACCTTGTATGAAATTGTACCGGAAGCAGGAATTCGTATTTCTAAAATCAAAAGTTTAGAGGATGATATTGCTTTGTCACTTTCGGCATTAGGCATTCGTATCATCGCGCCTATTCCCGGAAAAGGAACAATAGGAATCGAGGTTCCTAATAAGAATCCTACCATGGTTTCTATGAAAAGTGTTATTGGTTCAGCCAAATTTCAAGAAGCCGAAATGGAATTGCCTATTGCACTTGGAAAAACCATTTCGAATGAAACTTTCGTAGTAGATTTAGCCAAAATGCCTCACCTTTTAATGGCGGGAGCAACAGGTCAAGGAAAATCTGTTGGATTGAATGCTGTTCTGACTTCACTTTTGTACAAAAAACATCCAGCTGAAGTTAAATTTGTATTGGTAGATCCTAAAAAAGTAGAGCTTACATTATTTAATAAAATTGAAAGACATTATTTAGCGAAACTTCCTGACATGGATGATGCTATTATTACTGATAATGCAAAAGTAGTCAATACTTTGAATTCGCTTTGTGTAGAAATGGATAACCGTTATTCGTTATTGAAAGATGCAATGGTGCGTAACATTAAAGAATACAACGACAAATTTAAAGCTCGAAAACTAAATCCCGAAAATGGTCACCGATTTTTACCTTATATCGTTCTTGTAGTAGATGAGTTTGCCGATTTGATTATGACTGCCGGTAAAGAGGTTGAAGTTCCTATTGCACGTTTAGCACAATTAGCTCGAGCCATTGGAATTCACTTAATTATAGCAACACAAAGACCCTCAGTAAATGTTATTACAGGTTTAATAAAAGCTAATTTCCCCGCAAGAATAGCATTTAGAGTTACCTCAAAAATTGATTCAAGGACTATTCTAGATACTCAGGGTGCTGATCAATTAATAGGCCGAGGAGACATGCTTTACACAAATGGAAATGATGTTGTCCGGGTACAATGTGCCTTTATCGACACGCCAGAAGTAGAAAAGATTACCGAATTTATTGGCTCTCAGAAAGCATATGCAACAGCTTATTTACTCCCAGAATTTGTTGGAGAGGAAAGTGGCATTAATCTTGATATGGATATTTCCGACAGAGATACTTTGTTTAGAGAAGCCGCCGAAATTATTGTTAACGCACAACAAGGTTCCGCTTCATTGTTACAAAGAAAATTAAAATTAGGCTACAACAGAGCAGGTCGATTAATAGATCAGTTAGAAGCTGCTGGAATTGTGGGTCCTTTTGAAGGAAGTAAAGCACGAAGTGTAAATATTCTGGACATGAGTTCTCTTGATCAATTTTTCAACAATGAACAAAACAATTAA
- the tpx gene encoding thiol peroxidase, with protein MASITLGGNPIQTSGELPKVGSKLIDFKLIKNDLSIASLNDFAGKKLVLNIFPSIDTGTCATSVRKFNESASKLENTNVLCISRDLPFAQKRFCGAEGLENVINLSDFQAGSFGKANGLEIVDGPLAGLHSRAIIVLDENGTVTHTEQVAEIANEPNYEAALAAL; from the coding sequence ATGGCTTCAATCACATTAGGAGGAAATCCAATACAGACTTCAGGAGAATTACCAAAAGTAGGTTCTAAACTTATTGATTTTAAATTAATTAAAAATGACCTTTCTATTGCTTCACTAAATGATTTTGCAGGAAAAAAATTAGTTTTAAATATTTTTCCTAGTATTGATACAGGTACATGTGCGACATCAGTTAGAAAATTTAACGAAAGTGCAAGTAAATTAGAAAACACTAATGTATTATGTATCTCAAGGGATTTACCTTTTGCTCAAAAACGTTTTTGTGGTGCTGAAGGACTTGAAAATGTCATCAATTTATCTGATTTTCAAGCGGGAAGTTTTGGAAAAGCAAATGGTCTAGAAATTGTAGACGGTCCATTAGCAGGATTGCATTCCAGAGCTATAATTGTGCTTGATGAAAACGGAACAGTTACGCACACAGAGCAAGTTGCTGAAATTGCAAACGAACCTAATTATGAAGCTGCTTTAGCGGCACTTTAA
- a CDS encoding LUD domain-containing protein: MSSRTIILEKIKQNQPTATSVLPNLDILGLEAFDVLEKYKTVLKGIGGDFLEVKDYDAVIDFVKKNYALDKRIITTLPELSEIADTDWFNDEPHTLENVELTLIKAHFGVAENSALWVTDALLGQRVTAFITQYLAIVVHKKDIVATMHQGYDRIGDQEYGFGTFIAGPSKTADIEQSLVLGAHGARGLIVFIMD; this comes from the coding sequence ATGAGTAGCAGAACTATTATTTTAGAAAAAATAAAACAAAACCAACCGACCGCTACCAGTGTATTACCTAATTTAGATATTTTAGGATTGGAAGCTTTTGATGTACTTGAAAAATACAAAACCGTATTGAAGGGCATTGGCGGAGACTTTCTTGAAGTCAAAGATTATGATGCTGTGATTGATTTTGTCAAAAAAAACTATGCGCTTGATAAAAGAATAATTACAACTCTTCCAGAGCTTTCTGAAATTGCTGATACTGATTGGTTTAATGATGAACCACATACATTAGAAAATGTAGAATTAACTTTAATCAAAGCACATTTTGGCGTTGCAGAGAATTCTGCTCTTTGGGTAACTGATGCTTTATTAGGACAAAGAGTTACCGCTTTTATAACACAATATTTGGCAATTGTAGTGCATAAAAAAGATATTGTTGCAACAATGCATCAAGGGTATGACCGAATCGGGGATCAAGAATATGGTTTTGGAACTTTCATAGCCGGACCTTCAAAAACAGCCGATATTGAACAATCATTAGTTTTAGGAGCTCATGGAGCAAGAGGATTAATAGTGTTTATTATGGATTGA
- a CDS encoding diacylglycerol kinase family protein codes for MEFQKDNTFFTGRLKSVTYAFNGAVKLITTEHSIMVQFSLGIIMTIAGFYFGITTTEWLFQTMAIGLIMSIEGLNTAVEKIADFIHPNYHERIGFIKDIAAGAVFFAALTAIAIGLIIYIPILF; via the coding sequence ATGGAATTTCAAAAAGATAATACTTTCTTTACCGGAAGATTAAAAAGTGTCACTTATGCTTTTAATGGTGCTGTAAAATTAATTACTACAGAACACAGCATAATGGTACAATTTTCATTAGGAATAATAATGACTATTGCTGGATTCTATTTTGGTATCACTACTACAGAATGGCTATTTCAAACTATGGCCATAGGCCTTATTATGAGTATAGAAGGTTTAAATACAGCTGTAGAAAAAATTGCCGATTTTATTCATCCCAATTATCATGAAAGAATTGGCTTCATAAAGGATATTGCCGCAGGTGCCGTTTTTTTTGCTGCTTTAACTGCAATAGCAATCGGTTTAATCATATATATACCTATATTATTCTAA
- a CDS encoding outer membrane lipoprotein carrier protein LolA, with protein MNKTINNMKSTIQALKKNNIKGMSKMFFQITALLLFSFSIQAQDKKAKDLLDQVTAKVRSYDNIVIDFKYSLNNSKENINQDSKGNVIMKGNQFVLNFMGVTKIFDGKKSYTIVPEDEEITISKVNDKDDNAITPSKLLTFFNSGYKYNMDMLQDVKGRKIQYIKLIPTNTKDQRKEILLGIDVQTKHIYNLIEMGKKGTKTTLTVNSFKTNQPLSKNQFTFTESKYPNYYINKLD; from the coding sequence ATGAACAAAACAATTAACAACATGAAATCAACGATTCAAGCATTAAAAAAAAATAATATAAAAGGAATGAGCAAAATGTTTTTTCAAATTACCGCTTTATTACTTTTTAGTTTTTCTATACAAGCACAAGATAAAAAAGCAAAAGATCTTCTAGATCAAGTTACAGCAAAAGTGAGAAGTTATGACAATATCGTAATTGATTTTAAATATTCCTTGAATAATTCCAAAGAAAATATAAATCAAGACAGCAAAGGAAATGTAATCATGAAAGGCAATCAATTTGTATTGAATTTCATGGGTGTTACAAAAATTTTTGATGGTAAAAAAAGCTATACCATTGTCCCTGAAGATGAAGAAATAACCATTTCTAAAGTAAATGATAAAGACGATAATGCTATTACACCATCAAAATTATTAACTTTTTTCAATTCTGGATACAAATACAATATGGATATGTTGCAAGATGTAAAGGGTCGAAAAATTCAGTACATTAAATTGATTCCTACCAATACAAAAGATCAGAGAAAAGAAATATTATTAGGTATTGATGTGCAGACTAAACACATTTATAATTTGATTGAAATGGGTAAAAAAGGAACGAAAACTACTTTAACAGTTAATTCTTTTAAAACCAATCAACCTTTATCAAAAAATCAATTTACCTTTACCGAAAGTAAATACCCAAATTACTACATCAATAAATTAGATTAA
- a CDS encoding lactate utilization protein B — protein sequence MKNNLEHSEAAAIFNKDVKRVDWHDETLWFVREKRDKAAHQIPEWELLREMASEIKNNVLSNIHDYLLEFESNAQKNGIVVHWAADAEEHNKIVHSIMEKHGVKQMVKSKSMLTEECHLNEYLSEKGIDVIDSDLGERIVQLRKEPPSHIVLPAIHLKKEDVSETFHEHLGTEKGNNDPQYLTEAARLHLRDTFLTRKVALTGVNFAIAETGEIVVCTNEGNADMGAHLADVHIACMGFEKIIPQRKHLSVFLRLLARSATGQPITTFSSHFKKPRDGKEMHIVIVDNGRTTQLGREDFRNSLKCIRCGACMNTCPVYRRSGGHSYHNAVAGPIGSILAPNLDMNKNADLPFASTLCGSCTNVCPVKIDIHDQLYKWRQVLVKEGHAPLGKTIAMNGMATVLANPMVFDLAGKVGRFVMKNIPVLVNNSLNPWYKQREMPAPPNESFREWYKKNGTEFNNKNNE from the coding sequence ATGAAAAACAATTTAGAACATAGCGAAGCTGCAGCAATTTTTAATAAAGATGTTAAACGGGTCGATTGGCATGATGAAACGCTTTGGTTTGTTCGTGAAAAAAGAGATAAAGCGGCGCATCAAATTCCCGAATGGGAATTACTAAGAGAAATGGCTTCAGAGATTAAGAATAATGTGCTTTCGAATATTCATGATTATTTACTTGAATTTGAATCGAATGCTCAGAAAAACGGAATCGTAGTTCATTGGGCTGCAGATGCAGAGGAACACAATAAAATAGTCCATTCCATAATGGAAAAACATGGCGTGAAGCAGATGGTGAAATCTAAATCAATGCTTACCGAAGAATGCCATTTGAATGAATATTTATCCGAAAAAGGAATTGATGTAATCGATTCAGATTTAGGAGAACGTATTGTTCAGCTTAGAAAAGAACCACCAAGTCATATTGTTTTGCCTGCGATTCACCTTAAAAAAGAAGATGTAAGTGAAACTTTTCACGAACACCTTGGAACTGAAAAAGGAAATAATGACCCACAATATTTAACCGAAGCCGCGCGATTGCACTTACGAGATACGTTCTTAACCAGAAAAGTAGCTTTGACAGGAGTTAATTTTGCCATTGCTGAAACGGGTGAAATTGTGGTTTGTACCAATGAAGGAAATGCGGATATGGGGGCGCATCTAGCTGATGTACATATTGCCTGTATGGGTTTTGAAAAAATAATTCCGCAACGCAAACATCTGAGTGTTTTTCTTAGATTATTGGCAAGAAGTGCAACCGGACAACCCATTACAACTTTTTCGAGTCATTTCAAAAAACCAAGAGACGGTAAAGAAATGCATATTGTTATTGTCGATAATGGCAGAACTACCCAATTAGGCAGGGAAGATTTCAGAAATTCATTGAAATGTATCCGTTGTGGGGCTTGTATGAATACCTGTCCCGTTTATAGACGCAGCGGGGGTCACAGTTATCATAATGCAGTAGCGGGACCTATTGGTTCTATATTGGCACCCAATCTCGACATGAATAAAAATGCCGATTTGCCTTTTGCCAGTACACTTTGCGGTTCGTGTACTAATGTTTGTCCGGTAAAAATTGATATTCATGATCAATTGTATAAATGGCGTCAGGTATTGGTAAAAGAAGGGCATGCGCCATTAGGAAAAACAATTGCGATGAATGGAATGGCAACTGTTTTAGCCAATCCAATGGTTTTTGATTTAGCTGGGAAAGTGGGTCGATTTGTAATGAAAAACATACCCGTTCTGGTTAATAACAGCCTTAATCCTTGGTATAAACAACGTGAAATGCCTGCACCACCAAACGAATCATTTAGAGAATGGTACAAGAAAAATGGTACAGAATTTAATAACAAAAACAATGAGTAG
- the ribB gene encoding 3,4-dihydroxy-2-butanone-4-phosphate synthase: protein MVTNKIQLNTIEEAIEDIRQGKIIIVVDDEDRENEGDFLAAAEKVTPEMINFMATHGRGLICAPLTESRCKELGLHVMVSNNTDPMETAFTVSVDLRGNGVTTGISAADRAKTILSLVDSKTKPHDLARPGHIFPLIAKQGGVLRRTGHTEAAIDFARLAGFKSAGVIVEIMNEDGSMARLPQLVKVAKKFDLKLVSIEDLVAYRMQHDSLIVKKEDFDIDTRFGTFRLRAYQQTTNKQIHIALTKGNWNLGDPILTRIHSSQVNNDLLGTLTNNVDQQLDDMFKVINEHGKGAFIFINQDMQSINLLSRLTELKSLQETGEMKAPKIVIDSKDFGIGAQILHDIDISKIRLVSNTEGTKRVGMIGYGLEITEYVKY from the coding sequence ATGGTTACAAATAAAATACAACTCAATACAATAGAAGAGGCAATTGAAGATATTCGTCAAGGAAAAATTATTATTGTTGTTGACGATGAAGATCGAGAGAATGAGGGAGATTTTTTGGCTGCAGCCGAAAAAGTGACACCAGAAATGATTAATTTCATGGCTACACACGGTCGTGGATTAATATGCGCTCCATTGACAGAAAGCCGATGTAAAGAACTAGGACTGCATGTAATGGTGAGCAATAATACTGATCCTATGGAAACTGCTTTTACAGTTTCAGTAGATTTAAGAGGAAACGGAGTAACTACAGGAATATCAGCTGCCGACAGGGCCAAAACTATTTTATCTCTAGTTGATTCAAAAACAAAACCACATGATTTAGCACGACCAGGGCATATATTCCCGCTTATAGCTAAACAAGGTGGTGTATTACGAAGAACTGGACATACTGAAGCTGCGATCGATTTTGCTCGTTTAGCAGGTTTTAAATCAGCTGGAGTAATTGTAGAAATCATGAACGAAGATGGTTCTATGGCTCGCTTACCACAATTAGTAAAAGTGGCTAAAAAATTCGATTTAAAATTAGTTTCTATCGAAGATTTAGTAGCATACCGCATGCAACACGATAGTTTGATTGTTAAAAAAGAAGATTTTGACATTGATACGCGTTTTGGTACATTTAGACTACGTGCATACCAACAAACAACTAACAAACAAATTCATATTGCTTTAACAAAAGGAAATTGGAATTTAGGAGACCCTATTTTAACCCGAATTCATTCTTCACAAGTTAACAATGACTTATTGGGAACCTTAACAAATAATGTTGACCAACAACTTGACGATATGTTTAAGGTCATTAACGAGCACGGCAAAGGGGCTTTTATATTTATTAATCAGGATATGCAATCTATTAATTTATTAAGTCGTCTCACTGAATTGAAATCGCTACAGGAAACTGGAGAAATGAAAGCGCCTAAAATTGTTATCGATAGTAAAGATTTTGGAATTGGGGCTCAAATATTACATGATATTGACATCTCAAAAATCAGATTAGTATCAAATACTGAAGGAACAAAACGTGTCGGTATGATTGGATATGGGTTAGAAATAACCGAATATGTAAAGTACTAA
- a CDS encoding LptF/LptG family permease translates to MKILDKYLLKTFLTTFTTVFVILFFIFILQTVWLFIAELAGKDLDFMMVIKFLGFSMPRIIPLVLPLSVLLASIMTFGDLSENYELAAMKSAGVSLKRAMKSLTIFILLLSIIAFFFANNVIPFAEFKFINFRKNIAQAKPALAIAEGQFSDVGFYNIKVNKKSGENGNFLTGITIHKKSNLGDGSKTVIKAKNGELISNDKSNILKLVLNDGYYYEDIIPKKFEDRGKMPFAKSSFKKYVINIDLSKLNQVDVNDQSIANTNTMLTVSELNYTLDSLHKNLKTDVISFSENMNQRIAFPKDNKVQQLKKSKKLPNNILSLYNNDQKSKILDLAISNLASTKYSIDASNTEFKNKRKNINNHLLAFYDKFVISFACFLMFFIGAPLGAIIRKGGLGLPIIFAVLIFISFHFINTFGKRISQEDGLTPFLGAWMSSIILSPLAVLLSYRATNDIGLINLDVILAPFQKIIQKIFPSQN, encoded by the coding sequence GTGAAAATTCTTGACAAATACTTATTAAAAACATTCCTTACTACATTTACCACGGTATTTGTAATACTATTTTTCATTTTTATACTTCAGACTGTTTGGTTATTTATAGCTGAATTAGCTGGTAAAGATCTGGATTTTATGATGGTAATCAAGTTTCTGGGCTTTTCAATGCCTAGAATTATTCCTTTGGTTTTACCATTATCTGTTTTATTGGCTTCTATAATGACTTTTGGTGATTTATCAGAAAATTATGAACTGGCAGCCATGAAGTCAGCTGGTGTTTCTTTAAAAAGAGCAATGAAAAGCTTGACTATTTTCATTCTTTTATTAAGTATTATTGCGTTTTTTTTTGCAAATAATGTGATTCCTTTTGCTGAATTTAAATTTATCAATTTTAGAAAAAATATAGCGCAAGCTAAGCCCGCTTTGGCAATTGCAGAAGGGCAATTTAGCGATGTGGGATTTTACAATATAAAAGTGAATAAAAAATCAGGAGAAAACGGAAATTTCCTTACTGGTATCACTATTCACAAAAAATCAAATCTTGGTGATGGCAGCAAGACAGTTATTAAAGCTAAGAATGGAGAATTAATCAGCAATGATAAATCCAATATTTTAAAATTAGTACTCAATGACGGATACTATTATGAAGATATAATTCCTAAAAAATTTGAGGACCGAGGTAAAATGCCATTTGCAAAAAGCTCCTTTAAAAAATATGTAATCAATATTGATTTATCAAAATTAAATCAAGTAGATGTTAATGACCAAAGTATTGCTAACACCAATACTATGCTTACGGTAAGCGAATTAAATTACACATTGGATTCGTTGCATAAAAACTTAAAAACTGATGTTATTTCTTTTTCAGAAAATATGAATCAGCGAATAGCCTTCCCAAAAGACAATAAAGTACAACAACTTAAAAAAAGCAAAAAACTACCCAACAATATTCTTTCCTTGTATAACAATGATCAAAAATCTAAAATCTTAGATCTGGCTATTAGTAACCTGGCGAGCACAAAATATTCTATTGATGCCAGCAATACCGAATTTAAAAACAAACGTAAAAACATAAACAATCATTTGCTTGCTTTTTATGACAAGTTTGTTATTTCGTTTGCTTGTTTTCTAATGTTTTTTATTGGAGCCCCTTTAGGAGCCATTATTCGAAAGGGAGGTCTTGGTCTTCCTATAATTTTTGCAGTTTTAATTTTCATATCATTCCATTTTATAAACACTTTTGGTAAAAGAATTTCACAAGAAGATGGTCTGACTCCTTTTCTAGGGGCCTGGATGTCATCCATAATTCTATCACCATTAGCTGTCCTTTTGTCTTACCGAGCCACAAACGATATTGGACTAATAAATTTAGACGTTATTCTGGCTCCATTTCAGAAAATAATTCAAAAAATATTTCCATCACAAAATTAA
- a CDS encoding integrase core domain-containing protein, with amino-acid sequence MLNDYQVDDLGEAKELLSAVVQLYNNERPHMSIGNLTPNHVHQNNIKAGKL; translated from the coding sequence ATACTTAATGATTATCAGGTAGATGATTTAGGAGAAGCTAAAGAATTATTAAGTGCTGTTGTTCAATTATACAACAATGAAAGACCACATATGAGTATCGGCAATCTAACTCCAAATCATGTTCATCAAAATAATATAAAAGCAGGAAAATTATGA